In Terriglobia bacterium, the genomic stretch CCCGCAATGCGATCGAGATCAGGCTTCAGCGCGCCGGCGCCCGCCGCGTTCACCGCCTTCTCGTCCATGCACGAGGCGTAGAAATCGCCGATCTTCTGTTGCGCCGGTCCCCGGTGCGGATCCGGTGCCGCCGCATTCTCCAGAATCGACCGCAGTAGCTCGCGATTCTGCTCCTGCAGCTTCGCCGTCAAACTCCACGACGACTGGTCCGCCGGAATCGGGTTCATCTTCTGCCAACCGCCGCACGCGTAGGCATAGAAGTCCACGCACGGGTCCACGCTGTTGTCCATGGCCGTCACGTCCAGCCCGGGCGTGTATGTGGGCGTTGCGGTCTTGCCCGTATCCGGGCCAGGCGCTTTCGGCGCCAGATGCTGCGCGGCTGCAAGAGATGTCAGCAGGAATGCAAGAAGGGTAAGTTTTGCGAGTGTCACGCGCGTGCCTCTCAACGGAAAATTACGGGCGACTGCGAAGCTCCGCAAGGTGCAGCCATCGGCCACCGACGCTTTCATTCAAACCGAATCTGATCGCCCTTGACGATCGAATGCTTCTTGAATTTCGCGTCATTGTGCAGGGGATAATCGGTCCGGTAGTGTGCGCCACGGCTCTCCTCCCGCGCCAGCGCCGCGCGCGCAATCAGCAGCGCCACCTGGTGAATGTTCGCCGCCTCGCAGGCCGCCCGGTTTGCCGGCTGCAGCCAGCACTCGCGCAGCTTCTCCAGTTCGCGAATGGCATGCTTGAGCTGCGACCCGCTGCGCACAATCCCCACCTCGCGCCACATCAGATCCTGGATCTGCTCCGTCACTTGCTCTGTTGACGGCGCAACCGTTCGCTTGGGCGGGCTTTCTGCCTCATGCTCCGGCTGCGCGTGAAGATGCCCGCCGCCCCGGAACTCGTCGCGCATTTTCTTGGCCGCGCGCGCGCCGAAGACCAGCCCTTCGAGGAGGGAATTGCTGGCCAGCCGGTTGGCTCCGTGAACCCCGGTGCACGCCGTCTCGCCCGCCGCGAACAACCCGCGCAGGCTGGTCCGGCCATCGAGATCGGTGCGTACGCCGCCCATGGCGTAGTGCGCCGCCGGACGCACCGGCACCAGATCGGTGGTGATGTCCACGTTGTAATCCAGGCACGTCTTGTGAATGCGCGGGAACCGGCTCTCCACCTTGGCCGCGTTCAGGTGCGTGAGGTCGAGATACACCGCCGCATTCGGCGATTTCACCAATTCCATTTCGTGCGCGATGGCCCGCGCCACCACGTCCCGCGGCGCCAGTTCCGCCATCTCGTGATACTTCGGCATGAAGCGCACCAGCTCCATGTTGCGCAGGTACGCGCCCTCGCCGCGCAGCGCCTCCGACAGCAAGAATCGCGGCGCGCCCTTCACGTACAGCGCCGTGGGATG encodes the following:
- the nadB gene encoding L-aspartate oxidase; translation: MKSVPAATDFVVVGAGIAGLRAAIELASAGRVLVLAKREVTESATQYAQGGIAAALSDEDEIGLHLQDTLNAGDGLCNPAAAKVLVEEGPERIEELIAWGTEFDRNGTKLAFTREGAHSRNRILHAHGDSTGREIGRALWLKAEALKNITLLEFEFATELCVHDGRVAGLAVMNEKCARREVHASAVLLATGGLGKVYRETTNPGVATGDGVAMAHRAGAEISDMEFVQFHPTALYVKGAPRFLLSEALRGEGAYLRNMELVRFMPKYHEMAELAPRDVVARAIAHEMELVKSPNAAVYLDLTHLNAAKVESRFPRIHKTCLDYNVDITTDLVPVRPAAHYAMGGVRTDLDGRTSLRGLFAAGETACTGVHGANRLASNSLLEGLVFGARAAKKMRDEFRGGGHLHAQPEHEAESPPKRTVAPSTEQVTEQIQDLMWREVGIVRSGSQLKHAIRELEKLRECWLQPANRAACEAANIHQVALLIARAALAREESRGAHYRTDYPLHNDAKFKKHSIVKGDQIRFE